The following coding sequences are from one uncultured Cohaesibacter sp. window:
- a CDS encoding Cache 3/Cache 2 fusion domain-containing protein gives MKLLSKLKLTQKVTFLIIGSVMVCMISLATATWYTISNKIQKDVLQQQSISIRVASQVFEANIPDVQVVRDSSGSISRLVMDAIPVFDNHHMIDRVGSITGETATVFAWENDSKDFWRKTTNIKKPDGSRAIGTPLGKNGAVYPVVTQGKTFVGEAVILGIPYYTLYQPIFSPSNQVIGILYVGIEKERVQSILHEVTNSLLLSALLVGVLIAGFAYFAGRKMMKPLPIMTNLLSAISRDEKITEIPFQNRYDEIGDMAAAVSVLNDKNVQRQELEDHKAQTDKERELREQRIIETVSAFDSDIQAILEGVTENSRTMEGTAQRLTEIAETTSEQSSSASSVSNEAASNVQTVASASEELSASISEISQQLSKTRVVVSQASEESVSTNEKVESLDMAAQKIGEVVNLIQDIAEQTNLLALNATIEAARAGEMGKGFAVVAAEVKELANQTSKATEEISSQISGIQTSSQEAVAAISKISETMSEVNEYTNSIAAAVEQQGSATQEISSNVQQASQGTLEVSERMASVNQSVADTHQSASRVLKASRNAAEQAKQLSTRIESFLKDIQAA, from the coding sequence ATGAAACTACTTTCGAAACTGAAGCTTACGCAGAAAGTTACGTTTCTGATCATCGGATCTGTTATGGTCTGCATGATCTCACTTGCCACAGCAACCTGGTACACGATCAGCAACAAGATTCAAAAAGATGTGTTGCAACAGCAATCCATCAGCATTCGTGTTGCATCTCAAGTATTCGAAGCCAATATTCCTGACGTTCAGGTGGTACGGGATTCCTCAGGCTCAATCAGCCGCCTTGTCATGGACGCGATCCCAGTTTTCGACAACCACCATATGATTGACCGTGTCGGCTCGATTACTGGCGAAACAGCCACGGTTTTTGCTTGGGAAAATGACAGCAAGGATTTCTGGCGCAAAACGACCAACATCAAAAAGCCAGACGGTTCCCGCGCGATTGGCACTCCACTAGGTAAGAACGGCGCCGTTTATCCCGTCGTCACGCAGGGCAAAACCTTCGTTGGCGAAGCAGTCATTCTTGGCATCCCTTATTACACCCTCTATCAGCCAATTTTCTCGCCCTCCAATCAGGTTATCGGCATCCTCTATGTTGGCATCGAGAAAGAGCGTGTCCAATCCATCCTGCATGAAGTGACCAACAGCCTATTGCTTTCGGCCCTTCTAGTGGGTGTCCTGATCGCTGGTTTTGCTTATTTCGCAGGTCGAAAGATGATGAAGCCGCTGCCGATCATGACCAACCTTTTGTCTGCCATTTCTCGCGATGAAAAAATCACCGAAATTCCATTCCAAAACAGGTATGACGAGATAGGTGACATGGCAGCTGCAGTGTCCGTTCTGAATGACAAGAATGTTCAGCGACAGGAACTTGAAGACCACAAGGCACAGACCGACAAAGAACGAGAATTGCGCGAGCAAAGGATCATTGAGACGGTTTCCGCTTTCGACAGCGACATTCAGGCAATTCTTGAAGGGGTCACAGAGAACTCCCGCACCATGGAAGGCACAGCGCAACGGCTGACAGAAATCGCAGAGACGACATCAGAACAATCGTCAAGCGCATCTTCTGTTTCGAATGAAGCTGCAAGCAATGTTCAGACCGTCGCGTCTGCATCCGAGGAACTATCGGCATCCATTAGCGAGATCTCTCAACAGCTAAGCAAAACCAGAGTCGTTGTCTCTCAGGCATCCGAAGAATCTGTCTCGACAAACGAAAAGGTCGAAAGCCTCGATATGGCAGCCCAAAAGATCGGTGAAGTCGTGAACCTCATCCAGGATATCGCTGAACAGACCAACCTTTTGGCCCTCAATGCTACCATCGAAGCGGCACGCGCAGGCGAAATGGGCAAGGGCTTTGCGGTTGTTGCTGCAGAGGTCAAGGAACTGGCCAACCAGACTTCGAAAGCGACGGAGGAAATCTCCAGTCAGATTTCAGGTATCCAGACCTCGTCTCAGGAAGCTGTTGCCGCCATCTCCAAAATTTCGGAAACAATGTCTGAGGTGAATGAATACACCAATTCAATCGCAGCGGCAGTGGAGCAGCAGGGTTCGGCGACCCAAGAGATCAGCTCCAACGTCCAGCAAGCCTCTCAGGGCACACTGGAAGTGAGCGAACGGATGGCCTCGGTCAACCAATCGGTTGCCGACACCCATCAGTCAGCAAGCCGGGTGCTCAAAGCCTCGCGCAATGCTGCCGAACAGGCAAAGCAGCTTAGTACGCGCATTGAGAGCTTCCTGAAAGACATTCAAGCCGCCTAG
- a CDS encoding 2-isopropylmalate synthase: MSSMNNDIVIFDTTLRDGEQSPGASMTLEEKLQVARALDDLGVDVIEAGFPIASNGDFEAVSEIAKVVKNATVCGLARAGAKDIDRAGEAIKHAEKSRIHTFISTSPVHMKYKLQMEPDRVYEKVIESVTRARNWTDDVEWSAEDGTRTEFEFLCKCVEAAINAGATTINIPDTVGYTTPLEIADMFKRVIENVPNSDKAIFSAHCHNDLGMAVANSLAAARGGARQIECTINGLGERAGNAALEEVVMAIRTRNDIFPYNTGINTKLLTRASKLVSAVSAFPVQYNKAIVGKNAFAHESGIHQDGMLKNAETYEIMKPKDVGVGGTDLVMGKHSGRHAFKQKLDQLGYHLGENAFQDAFNRFKDLADKKKNIFDEDIEALVDDEVGAASDKIKVIAMTVIAGTSGVQKAIVTLDMDGTHVTKEATGDGPVDAIFNAIKQMIPHKARLMLYQVSAVTAGTDAQAEVSCRLREGEHTVTGRSADTDTMVSSAKAYVSALNKLMVRREKEIHHAQKSTEN; encoded by the coding sequence ATGAGTTCAATGAATAATGATATTGTAATTTTCGACACGACCTTGCGTGATGGGGAGCAATCTCCCGGTGCGTCCATGACGCTGGAAGAGAAGTTGCAGGTCGCGCGCGCTCTGGATGATTTGGGCGTTGATGTAATTGAAGCAGGCTTTCCCATCGCTTCGAACGGCGACTTTGAGGCAGTTAGCGAAATCGCCAAGGTCGTCAAGAATGCCACGGTTTGCGGTCTGGCCCGCGCTGGTGCCAAAGATATCGACCGTGCCGGTGAAGCAATCAAACATGCTGAAAAGAGCCGTATTCACACTTTCATTTCCACCAGCCCCGTGCATATGAAATACAAACTGCAAATGGAGCCGGACAGGGTTTACGAGAAGGTGATTGAATCTGTCACCCGTGCGCGTAACTGGACCGACGACGTGGAATGGTCCGCTGAAGATGGCACCCGTACGGAATTTGAATTCCTGTGCAAGTGCGTTGAAGCGGCGATCAATGCTGGCGCAACCACCATCAACATTCCCGATACGGTTGGCTATACCACGCCGCTCGAAATCGCAGATATGTTCAAGCGCGTGATTGAGAATGTACCCAACTCTGACAAGGCAATTTTCTCAGCTCACTGCCACAATGATCTGGGAATGGCGGTGGCCAATTCGCTGGCTGCGGCTCGTGGTGGGGCTCGTCAGATTGAATGCACGATCAACGGTCTGGGTGAACGCGCCGGTAACGCCGCTCTGGAAGAAGTGGTAATGGCAATTCGCACCCGTAACGACATTTTCCCTTACAATACGGGTATCAATACCAAGTTGCTGACCCGCGCTTCAAAACTGGTTTCTGCTGTTTCTGCTTTTCCTGTGCAATATAACAAGGCAATCGTCGGTAAGAATGCTTTTGCTCATGAGTCCGGAATCCATCAGGATGGCATGCTGAAGAATGCCGAGACCTATGAAATCATGAAGCCGAAAGATGTGGGTGTTGGCGGCACCGATCTGGTGATGGGCAAGCATTCCGGGCGCCATGCCTTCAAGCAGAAGCTGGATCAGTTGGGCTATCACTTGGGTGAGAATGCTTTTCAGGATGCCTTCAACCGCTTTAAGGATCTGGCCGACAAGAAGAAGAATATCTTCGACGAAGATATCGAGGCTCTGGTCGATGATGAAGTTGGCGCAGCTTCCGACAAGATCAAGGTCATTGCCATGACTGTTATTGCGGGCACCAGTGGCGTTCAGAAAGCTATCGTGACGTTGGATATGGACGGTACGCACGTGACCAAGGAAGCAACCGGCGATGGTCCTGTCGATGCAATCTTCAACGCTATCAAGCAGATGATCCCGCACAAAGCGCGCCTGATGCTGTATCAGGTAAGCGCGGTGACGGCCGGAACCGATGCGCAGGCTGAGGTTTCCTGTCGACTGCGCGAGGGCGAACACACTGTTACGGGCCGCTCTGCCGATACTGATACCATGGTGTCTTCTGCCAAGGCTTATGTTTCTGCACTCAACAAGCTGATGGTGCGCCGCGAGAAGGAAATTCACCACGCACAGAAATCGACGGAGAATTAA
- a CDS encoding GIY-YIG nuclease family protein, with protein sequence MYQSHILANKALAAALEEMPPPVFAGDRRALNKCPNAGGVYLVAMMLPRRTKIERPEPVILPPGLYCYAGSAHGPGGLRARLARHLAKEKSIRWHVDQLTIRASSLRVWAWLNGTECDLASHLEDQDGFTIPLPGFGSSDCTECTSHLLMAPSA encoded by the coding sequence ATGTACCAAAGCCACATACTTGCCAACAAGGCGCTTGCCGCAGCGCTCGAAGAAATGCCTCCACCCGTTTTCGCAGGGGACCGTCGAGCACTCAACAAATGCCCCAATGCCGGAGGCGTCTATCTGGTGGCGATGATGTTACCCCGACGCACAAAAATCGAGCGCCCCGAACCTGTCATCCTGCCACCGGGTCTTTATTGCTATGCAGGCAGCGCCCATGGCCCGGGAGGGCTGAGAGCCAGACTGGCCCGCCATCTTGCAAAAGAAAAGTCTATCCGCTGGCATGTAGATCAATTGACTATCCGCGCCAGTTCCTTGCGTGTGTGGGCTTGGCTCAACGGAACAGAATGCGATCTGGCATCACACTTGGAAGATCAGGATGGTTTCACCATTCCCCTGCCCGGCTTTGGCAGCTCCGACTGCACAGAATGCACATCCCATCTCTTGATGGCCCCGAGCGCATAG
- a CDS encoding DMT family transporter: MTTLRNKISNSLAAFDAMPSFLQAVLVMFIAMIGFTLQAGIVKELGQSLHVSQIIVIRQAWMILFLLPPMLKSAHGDLAIHRKDLFLFRAFFTYLSILAGFTAIIELPLATATTMSFTRTFFLTIFAVLFLKEAVGLRRIGALVVGFIGVLIIARPSELLAAGLGGIDQNLLLALAGAALVAGNQTIVRIHLRYDRPTIIVTYQAIVIGLALVPLAWINWKPMTLHQFGLMALIGVLASYAQWLTLHSFKRAEATALAPFDYLRLVLSAALGWVMFDEWPDAYTWAGAIIIFASTFYIMRREAKLGKERKLHPPTHH; the protein is encoded by the coding sequence ATGACGACCTTACGAAATAAAATCTCAAATTCTCTTGCGGCCTTTGACGCCATGCCAAGCTTTCTGCAAGCGGTACTGGTGATGTTCATTGCGATGATCGGGTTCACCTTGCAGGCAGGCATCGTAAAGGAACTGGGGCAGAGCCTGCATGTCAGTCAGATTATCGTCATAAGACAGGCCTGGATGATCCTGTTTCTTCTTCCCCCCATGCTGAAATCTGCTCACGGAGATCTGGCAATCCATCGCAAGGACCTGTTCCTGTTCCGCGCCTTTTTCACCTATCTGAGCATTCTCGCTGGGTTTACTGCGATCATTGAGTTGCCACTGGCCACCGCCACCACGATGAGCTTTACGCGGACTTTCTTTCTGACCATCTTCGCGGTGCTGTTTTTGAAAGAAGCCGTGGGCCTGCGCCGTATTGGCGCGCTCGTGGTCGGCTTCATAGGTGTCTTGATCATCGCCCGCCCCTCTGAGCTTCTTGCGGCTGGCCTGGGTGGGATTGACCAGAATTTGCTCCTGGCGCTGGCTGGTGCTGCTCTGGTTGCTGGTAACCAGACAATCGTCCGCATTCATTTGCGCTATGACAGGCCAACCATCATTGTTACCTACCAAGCCATCGTCATCGGGCTGGCGCTGGTCCCTCTGGCATGGATCAATTGGAAACCAATGACGCTGCATCAATTTGGTCTGATGGCACTGATCGGCGTTCTGGCAAGCTATGCGCAATGGCTGACGCTTCATTCTTTCAAACGAGCCGAAGCGACGGCATTGGCTCCCTTTGACTATTTGCGCCTCGTCTTGTCCGCAGCTTTGGGGTGGGTCATGTTTGACGAATGGCCTGACGCTTACACGTGGGCCGGCGCAATCATCATCTTCGCGTCCACCTTTTATATTATGCGCCGAGAAGCTAAGCTTGGCAAAGAGCGTAAACTCCATCCTCCTACCCATCACTAG
- a CDS encoding DMT family transporter — MLGLIKYTSTTMPIGEIIFARCFFALLPLVVVTAWQSDWRDCIRTKNPWAHVRRSVVGTTSMFCWFTSVSLLPLPESTAISFLSPLMIVAMAALFLKEVVKAYRWTAVGVSLIGVLIILSPRLAGSTGDVGLLGAVLCLSSTVLTGLAGILIRQMTKTENNSAIIFYFFVTASCFSLVTIYWGWSIPDVKTFILMFLAGVLGGVGQILMTKSYSVAEASLVAPFDYVNVVWNVVISIVIFGEYPSQAVIIGGGIVVLSGMFVVYRERQLGVSRKAERQNKAL; from the coding sequence ATGCTGGGATTGATCAAATATACGTCAACCACCATGCCGATTGGTGAAATCATTTTCGCCCGATGTTTCTTTGCTTTGCTTCCTCTGGTGGTGGTGACGGCTTGGCAAAGTGATTGGCGAGACTGTATCAGGACGAAAAATCCTTGGGCGCATGTGCGGCGGTCAGTCGTCGGTACAACATCCATGTTTTGCTGGTTCACTTCGGTATCGTTGCTTCCTTTGCCGGAATCAACTGCCATATCCTTCCTGAGCCCTCTCATGATTGTCGCAATGGCTGCCTTGTTCTTGAAAGAGGTGGTCAAGGCCTATCGCTGGACGGCGGTCGGGGTCAGCCTCATCGGCGTGTTGATCATCCTGTCTCCCCGTTTGGCGGGATCGACGGGGGATGTTGGCTTGTTGGGCGCCGTGCTTTGCCTCAGCTCTACAGTTCTTACGGGATTGGCGGGCATTCTGATCCGCCAGATGACAAAGACTGAGAATAACTCGGCCATTATTTTCTACTTTTTTGTTACGGCATCCTGCTTCTCTTTGGTGACGATCTATTGGGGATGGAGCATTCCTGATGTGAAAACCTTTATTCTCATGTTCCTTGCGGGTGTGTTGGGAGGGGTGGGGCAGATTCTGATGACCAAGTCTTATAGCGTTGCCGAAGCTTCGCTTGTCGCTCCTTTCGACTATGTGAATGTGGTTTGGAATGTTGTCATCAGCATCGTGATCTTTGGCGAATATCCTAGCCAAGCCGTCATCATCGGTGGCGGCATTGTTGTCCTGTCGGGCATGTTTGTTGTCTATCGCGAACGGCAGCTCGGAGTTTCGAGAAAAGCCGAGCGGCAAAACAAGGCGCTGTAG
- a CDS encoding UDP-2,3-diacylglucosamine diphosphatase, whose protein sequence is MNQSSEEGLYKHRTMFISDVHLGSRGCQAEMLLEFLKYHDADVIYLVGDIVDGWRLQARWHWPQLHNDVVQKLLRKARKGARVVYVPGNHDEFLRSYYGAHFGGVEVKEHDIHETADGRRLLVIHGDQYDMVVRHAKWLAHLGDWAYSFALGVNTVLNVLRRKLGFSYWSLSAWAKMKVKNAVNFIGTFEETLSQEAVKFNVDGVICGHIHHAEMHEKFGISYFNTGDWVESCTAIVEHQDGRFELIRWSEECKTVPEFNNPTSTKALA, encoded by the coding sequence ATGAATCAGTCCAGCGAAGAAGGGCTTTACAAGCATCGGACAATGTTCATCTCCGATGTTCATTTGGGAAGCCGTGGCTGTCAGGCAGAAATGCTGCTTGAATTCCTAAAATACCATGATGCAGACGTTATCTATCTGGTTGGCGATATTGTTGATGGCTGGCGCTTGCAAGCGCGTTGGCATTGGCCGCAGTTGCATAATGATGTCGTGCAGAAACTGCTTCGCAAGGCCAGAAAAGGCGCGCGTGTAGTTTACGTACCGGGAAACCACGACGAGTTTCTGCGCAGCTATTATGGTGCCCATTTCGGTGGTGTTGAAGTCAAGGAACATGACATTCACGAAACGGCTGATGGACGCCGGCTGCTGGTCATTCACGGCGACCAGTATGATATGGTTGTGCGCCACGCCAAATGGCTCGCTCATCTGGGCGATTGGGCCTACAGCTTCGCGCTTGGTGTCAACACTGTGCTGAATGTTCTGCGCCGCAAGCTGGGTTTCAGCTATTGGTCTCTGTCTGCATGGGCCAAAATGAAGGTCAAGAATGCTGTGAACTTCATCGGCACTTTCGAGGAAACGCTCTCGCAGGAAGCCGTCAAGTTCAATGTCGACGGCGTGATTTGCGGGCACATCCACCATGCCGAAATGCACGAGAAATTCGGTATTTCCTATTTCAATACTGGGGACTGGGTCGAAAGCTGCACAGCTATCGTCGAGCATCAAGACGGGCGGTTTGAATTAATCCGCTGGAGTGAAGAATGCAAAACCGTTCCCGAGTTCAACAATCCAACTTCGACCAAGGCGCTTGCATGA
- a CDS encoding glycosyltransferase family 1 protein, with translation MSGLLIVTDAWHPQVNGVVRSLDRLGQELRLKGMEVHYLTPLDFKTVPCPTYPEIRLSLTMGYGVAKKIDEINPDYVHISTEGPLGFWARRFCRQRNQAFTTSYHTRFPEYLAARFPVPLSLSYAALRWFHNPGSCCMVATPSLKRDLDARGFSNLRYWGRGVDLELFHPREKKVLDFPGPLLLYVGRVAVEKNIEAFLKLDVEGTKIVVGDGPQKEELHQRYPEVQFLGLKEGEELAEIYASCDIFVFPSKTDTFGIVLLEALASGLPVAAYPVMGPVDVIGDSGVGALNDDLEAAVHDALKIDPQLCLDYAQHYSWEASAEQFMSNITKIHPE, from the coding sequence ATGAGTGGACTTCTAATCGTAACGGATGCCTGGCATCCCCAAGTAAATGGTGTTGTTCGTTCACTTGATCGTCTGGGTCAGGAATTAAGGTTGAAAGGAATGGAGGTGCATTATTTGACACCTCTGGATTTCAAGACTGTGCCTTGTCCAACCTATCCGGAAATCCGCCTGTCGCTGACCATGGGTTATGGTGTGGCCAAAAAGATTGATGAAATCAATCCTGACTATGTTCACATTTCAACTGAAGGCCCACTGGGCTTTTGGGCACGTCGCTTTTGTCGCCAGAGAAACCAGGCTTTTACGACCTCTTATCACACGCGTTTTCCAGAATATCTAGCTGCCCGGTTCCCGGTTCCGTTGTCGCTTTCCTATGCGGCCCTGCGGTGGTTTCATAATCCGGGTAGCTGTTGCATGGTGGCTACTCCTAGCTTGAAGCGGGATCTTGATGCGCGCGGGTTCAGTAATTTGCGCTACTGGGGGCGTGGTGTTGATCTTGAGCTGTTCCATCCGCGAGAAAAGAAGGTGCTGGATTTCCCCGGACCTTTGCTGCTCTATGTCGGGCGCGTTGCGGTTGAAAAGAATATCGAAGCATTTCTGAAGCTCGATGTTGAGGGAACCAAGATTGTTGTTGGGGATGGACCTCAAAAAGAGGAATTGCATCAGCGCTATCCCGAGGTGCAATTCCTTGGTCTGAAGGAAGGGGAAGAGTTGGCGGAAATCTATGCTTCCTGCGATATTTTCGTCTTCCCTTCAAAGACAGATACCTTCGGGATTGTTCTTCTGGAAGCGTTGGCATCGGGGCTGCCTGTTGCTGCGTATCCGGTGATGGGCCCGGTTGATGTGATCGGTGACAGCGGCGTGGGCGCCTTGAATGACGATTTGGAAGCTGCCGTTCATGATGCGCTAAAAATTGATCCTCAGCTATGTCTGGACTATGCCCAGCATTATAGCTGGGAGGCGAGTGCTGAGCAGTTCATGTCCAACATCACCAAGATACACCCGGAATAA
- a CDS encoding ABC-type transport auxiliary lipoprotein family protein, with translation MISATRYIRIATSICFAMWLASCSVIGSSKELTTYDLSAPVEFQNLKGRSNAQLLVAIPTALKSLDSEMIVVRPDSAEITYFGDAQWSDNLPNVLQDKLVQTFENSNRIRSVVKPGDGVVVDYKLATSVRAFEVRDTSSPEAHIALSVKIINDRTGRVVASRQFDATEPAGSATPAKGVAAMDKALNAVLTDILSWVLKTI, from the coding sequence TTGATTTCTGCGACCCGATATATCCGCATTGCGACTTCAATTTGCTTTGCTATGTGGCTCGCATCCTGCTCTGTGATCGGCAGCAGCAAGGAACTGACAACCTATGACTTGAGCGCCCCTGTTGAGTTCCAGAACCTTAAGGGCCGCAGCAATGCTCAGCTGCTAGTTGCCATTCCAACTGCTTTGAAGTCGCTTGACAGCGAAATGATTGTCGTCCGTCCGGATTCCGCAGAAATCACCTATTTTGGCGATGCTCAATGGAGCGACAACCTGCCCAATGTGCTGCAGGACAAACTGGTTCAGACCTTTGAGAATTCAAACCGTATTCGTTCCGTCGTAAAACCGGGTGACGGCGTCGTCGTTGATTACAAGCTTGCCACGTCCGTTCGCGCTTTTGAAGTCAGAGATACGAGCAGCCCAGAAGCCCATATCGCACTGTCGGTCAAAATCATCAATGACCGAACCGGACGCGTGGTTGCCTCTCGCCAATTCGACGCAACAGAGCCCGCAGGCTCAGCAACACCAGCAAAGGGCGTTGCGGCCATGGACAAAGCGCTCAATGCCGTCCTGACCGATATCCTGTCATGGGTGCTGAAAACCATCTAG
- a CDS encoding MlaD family protein → METKANYVAIGLFTLILTAVGFGFIYWIAKYDEARPTKAVIVRFEGSVAGLNRGGAVMFNGIKVGSVQKLEYDPNNPRYVKTSLQVFSDIPLKSDSDVSLSFQGLTGVGTIEIKGGSPDLPDLLDQNKVPELIAKSSSFEDLMKGARQIMSRADRVLSKVEDVVDNNKDGVATTIKNIENFTTALNDNSENIGTFLSDASDAAKGLTSLSKRLEGLSDRADTLLASVDPQSIKTSVSNIEKFSDNLVSTSDKFDTIVADASEAAKGINEFSTNLNGSLGRINKLVESVDPEVIRSAVSSLQSFASSLEESSSDIDAILANAKMASANINTFSQSMATRTEDFNAIVTDAKELAARLNNSSKRIDGILGKVDGILSDEEGGKGVIEEVTLAARSIRSVADKFDSRADEISNGLARFSGRGLREVEAMVSDARRTIKRVEGAVDKLEKDPSSVIFGGNKVKRFNQRY, encoded by the coding sequence ATGGAAACAAAAGCCAATTATGTGGCCATCGGCCTGTTCACACTGATTCTGACAGCAGTCGGGTTTGGCTTCATTTACTGGATTGCCAAATATGATGAGGCGCGGCCAACGAAAGCGGTCATCGTGCGCTTTGAAGGTTCTGTTGCTGGCCTCAACCGCGGTGGAGCGGTTATGTTCAATGGCATCAAGGTGGGCTCTGTTCAAAAACTGGAATATGACCCCAATAATCCCCGCTATGTAAAAACAAGCCTGCAAGTCTTCTCGGATATCCCGCTCAAGAGCGATAGTGACGTCAGCCTGTCTTTTCAGGGGCTGACAGGTGTCGGCACCATCGAAATAAAGGGCGGCAGCCCTGATCTTCCCGATCTTCTCGATCAGAATAAGGTTCCGGAGTTGATTGCCAAAAGCTCGTCATTTGAAGATTTGATGAAAGGAGCAAGGCAGATCATGTCCCGTGCTGATCGGGTCTTGTCCAAGGTCGAAGATGTCGTCGACAACAACAAGGATGGCGTAGCAACGACAATCAAGAATATCGAGAATTTCACAACCGCCCTTAACGACAACTCCGAAAATATCGGTACGTTCCTCAGCGATGCGTCTGACGCGGCCAAAGGGCTGACATCTTTGTCAAAGCGTCTGGAGGGACTGAGCGATCGTGCAGACACATTGCTCGCCTCGGTCGATCCTCAAAGCATCAAGACCAGTGTTTCCAATATCGAGAAATTCAGCGACAATCTGGTTTCAACCTCGGACAAGTTCGATACCATCGTTGCCGATGCGTCTGAAGCTGCCAAGGGGATCAATGAATTCTCGACCAACCTCAATGGCTCTTTGGGCAGAATCAACAAACTGGTTGAAAGTGTAGATCCTGAAGTAATCCGCTCTGCGGTCAGTTCCTTGCAGTCCTTTGCAAGTTCTCTGGAAGAATCCTCAAGCGACATTGATGCTATTCTGGCAAATGCGAAAATGGCGTCCGCGAATATCAATACTTTCTCTCAATCCATGGCCACCCGGACGGAGGATTTCAACGCAATCGTGACCGACGCCAAGGAACTTGCTGCCCGCCTGAACAATTCGTCCAAGCGAATTGATGGCATCTTGGGCAAAGTCGATGGTATTCTCTCCGATGAAGAGGGAGGCAAAGGCGTTATCGAAGAAGTCACTCTGGCAGCAAGGTCTATTCGCAGTGTGGCAGACAAATTTGACAGCCGCGCAGATGAAATCTCCAATGGCCTTGCCCGATTCTCGGGTCGAGGCTTGAGAGAGGTTGAAGCGATGGTTTCCGATGCAAGACGCACAATAAAGCGCGTTGAAGGAGCCGTAGACAAGTTGGAAAAAGACCCTTCAAGCGTGATCTTTGGAGGCAACAAAGTGAAAAGGTTCAATCAAAGATACTAA
- a CDS encoding ATP-binding cassette domain-containing protein, with product MPAHNQQYQSGPNNSKDASPLLSVRGLTVGFDSRLVLENLDLDVKHGEILGIVGASGTGKSVLLRSILGLLQRQTGQFIMFGQDMEHLSRSAQLAIERRLGVLFQHGALFSSLSVLQNIQVPMREYYSLPQRLMDELAISKLELVGLTPDAAHKFPSELSGGMIKRAALARALALDPQLLFLDEPTSGLDPISAEEFDELISTLRDTLGLTVFMVTHDLDSLSQACDRIAVLAERRVLAIGSMHELQKNTHPWIKSYFTGKRAIRQWDKS from the coding sequence ATGCCAGCACACAACCAGCAATATCAGAGCGGACCAAACAACAGCAAGGATGCTTCCCCCCTATTGTCTGTGCGCGGACTGACCGTCGGCTTCGATTCACGGCTTGTTCTGGAAAATCTGGATCTGGATGTAAAGCACGGTGAAATTCTGGGCATCGTAGGCGCATCGGGAACCGGCAAAAGTGTTCTCTTGCGCAGTATTCTTGGCTTGCTGCAGCGACAGACCGGACAGTTCATCATGTTTGGGCAGGATATGGAACACCTGTCCCGCTCGGCACAATTGGCAATCGAACGGCGCCTCGGCGTTCTCTTCCAGCATGGGGCTCTCTTTTCATCCCTCTCTGTTTTGCAGAATATTCAGGTGCCCATGCGGGAATATTATTCGCTGCCGCAAAGATTGATGGACGAGCTGGCCATATCCAAACTGGAACTGGTCGGGCTGACGCCTGATGCCGCGCATAAATTTCCTTCAGAACTTTCTGGCGGCATGATCAAGCGCGCAGCACTCGCACGCGCTCTGGCGCTTGACCCGCAACTGCTATTTCTGGACGAGCCAACATCGGGTCTGGATCCGATCAGTGCTGAAGAATTCGATGAATTGATTTCGACCCTGAGAGACACTTTGGGTCTGACCGTTTTTATGGTAACTCATGATTTGGATAGCCTTAGCCAGGCTTGCGACAGAATCGCCGTTCTTGCAGAGCGCCGAGTTCTGGCAATCGGATCCATGCATGAATTGCAGAAGAATACGCATCCGTGGATCAAAAGCTATTTCACTGGCAAACGCGCTATCAGACAATGGGACAAGAGCTGA